The sequence CGCGCCAATAATCCGTTCATCGGTATCAAACGCGGTAAATACCAACACTCGTAAGTTGGTTGCCGCCAAATCAAGCCGCTCAAGCACCGCAACTCCATCGAGATCAGGCAACTCAAGGTCGAGTAATACCAAATCAGGTTGCAATTGCTGACACAATTCGACAGCTTGCAGCCCAGCGCTAGCCTCGCCAACCACGGCAAAATCGGCTTGGGTGCTGAGAATTGCCACCAAGCCTTCACGCACCACCGGATGATCATCAACCACCAAAATGCGGATCATTTGGTACTCCCCAGTGGCACAACAATACAAACCTCAGTCCCTGCGCCAAGGGTACTTTTGATTTCAAGGCTGCCGCTCAGCAAACGAGTACGCTCATTCATGCCAATCAGGCCAAAATGTTGGGGCTTGGGCAAAGTTGGGTCAAAGCCACAGCCATCATCATGCACGCAAATTTCAATCTGGGTTGGCGTAGCGTGATATTCAATCACCACAGCGCTAGCTTGGGCATGCTGACGCACATTATTCAAGGCTTCTTGCACAATTCGCAACAACCCGACTTCGATCCGCAAGGGCAACGGCTGCAACGCGCCAATCGTTTGCACGTCAAAGCTAAATGGGTCATGCTCATGCTTCAAGGTGGCCAAGGCTTCAACCAAACTACGGCCTTCGAGCGGAGCCGCCCGCAGATCCAGCACCGAACGCCGCGCCTCATCAAGATTATAGCGCGTCCATTGTAGCGCTTGCTGAATTTTGGCCCGGCCACGCTCGGTTGCTCCAGTTTCAAATAGGGCATCGGCAGTTTCAAGTTGCAATAACACCGCAGTTAAGCCTTGGGCCAAAGTATCGTGAATTTCGCGGGCAATCCGGTTACGCTCTTCAACCGCACCCAAGCTGAGCGAGCGTTCAAATAGGCGGGTGCGTTCAATCGCCATGCTCAGCAAATCACCGACGGTGTGCAACAAACGCAAATCATCAGCGCTCAATTCACACCAATCAGGGCTAGCCACATTAAACACCCCAAGCTTGCGCCCATGGGCCATCAACGGAATTGACGAGTGAAAACGCACCTCGGTGCCTTGCGGAACATGGCGCAAGCGCGTGCAACGAATCACGCTAATGTTGGCAGCCCGTTCCAAATCATCATCGCGAAAACGCTCCAAGCAATAACAATCGTCTTCTAAGGCTTGGGGGTGGCACAACACAGGCGGCAGATGATAGGCGGCGGCCAAATAATGGGTCGTTTGATCCTCGCGCAACAGCCAAACCCAACCTGTATGCAAGCCCAACAACTCAGCCACTAATTCTAAAACGGTTTGCAAAGCCTGATCAAGCTGCGTACTCCGATTCAACGCCTCGGCAATTTGGTTCAAAATCATCAATTCATGGTTTCGGCGAGCCAAAACCGCTGGATCATTGCTCATTATCAACACCTTTTGGGCAATTTTGCCAAATGCTTGAACATCCATGCCAAATTTGCCACAGTTGTGGCTCTACTCTAGCAACCATTTTAGTGCGAGTTTAAGCATATGAGCAACTATTTTATCTCAGTTAAAGAATTACCTTCCAGCGAACAGCCACGGGAACGCCTGCGCGACTTTGGGCCACAAGCGCTGTCTGATGCTGAGATTTTGGCGATTTTGCTGCGGGTTGGCGTGCAGGGAATGAACGTGATTCAGCTAGCCCAATTATTGCTGCGCGAGCATGGCGGCTGGCATGGTCTACAAAAAATCGAATTCAGTGATTTATGTCGAGTACGTGGCATGGGCGAAGCTAAAGCTGCGCATATCAAAGCAGCCCTCGAAATTGGGCGGCGCTTGTTGCTCGCAGCGCCCAATCAGCCCTTGCAAATCACCTCGCCAGCCGATGTGGTGGGATTATTGCAAGTTGAAATGAGCCATCTGGACAAGGAGCATCTGCGGGTGGTGATTCTCAATACCAAAAACCATGTGCTGAAAATTGAAAACGTGACAATTGGCTCGTTAAATAGCGCTAGCGTGCGGATTGCCGAGGTCTTTCGTGAGCCAATTCGCCTGAATGCGGCGGCAATTATTGTGGTACATAATCACCCTAGCGGCGATCCAACGCCCTCACCCGATGATATTTTGGTCACCAAGCAACTGATTCAGGCTGGGCAATTGCTCGATATCGACGTGCTTGACCATCTGGTGATCGGTCAAGCACGTTGGGTCAGCATGCGCGAACGGCGGCTGGCATGGTTATAAGTCTATTCGGCCTGGTTCAAATTCGACAACGTATGGCCCATGCGTTCGCGCTTGGTGCGCAGATAGGCTTGGTTTTCAGTGTTGGGGTCAGTTTCCAAGGGCAATTGTTCAACCACATGCAAACCATAGCCTTCAAAGCCAATGATCTTTTTGGGATTATTGGTGAGTAGGCGTAAATCGCGCAGACCCAAATCGGCCAGCATTTGTGCTCCCAAGCCGTAATCGCGTAAATCAGCAGGAAAACCTAAGCGCTCGTTGGCTTCAACCGTATCCAAGCCTTGATCTTGCAGCATATAGGCGCGAATTTTGTTGGTCAAGCCAATTCCACGGCCTTCTTGGCGCAAATACAGCAACACGCCACGGCCTTCCTGGGCAATTCGTTGCATGGCTTTTTCAAGCTGTGGGCCGCAATCGCAACGCAATGAGCCAAAGGCATCGCCAGTTAAACATTCGGAGTGCACCCGCACCAACACTGGCTCGTCAGTTGAAATATCGCCCATAATCAAGGCCACTGCTTCCTTGGCTTGCAGATCAGGCGTATTGATTTTGCTCTCATATGAGACGATTTGAAATTCGCCATAGGCGGTTGGCAAA is a genomic window of Chloroflexota bacterium containing:
- the radC gene encoding DNA repair protein RadC, with the translated sequence MSNYFISVKELPSSEQPRERLRDFGPQALSDAEILAILLRVGVQGMNVIQLAQLLLREHGGWHGLQKIEFSDLCRVRGMGEAKAAHIKAALEIGRRLLLAAPNQPLQITSPADVVGLLQVEMSHLDKEHLRVVILNTKNHVLKIENVTIGSLNSASVRIAEVFREPIRLNAAAIIVVHNHPSGDPTPSPDDILVTKQLIQAGQLLDIDVLDHLVIGQARWVSMRERRLAWL
- a CDS encoding GAF domain-containing sensor histidine kinase, which codes for MSNDPAVLARRNHELMILNQIAEALNRSTQLDQALQTVLELVAELLGLHTGWVWLLREDQTTHYLAAAYHLPPVLCHPQALEDDCYCLERFRDDDLERAANISVIRCTRLRHVPQGTEVRFHSSIPLMAHGRKLGVFNVASPDWCELSADDLRLLHTVGDLLSMAIERTRLFERSLSLGAVEERNRIAREIHDTLAQGLTAVLLQLETADALFETGATERGRAKIQQALQWTRYNLDEARRSVLDLRAAPLEGRSLVEALATLKHEHDPFSFDVQTIGALQPLPLRIEVGLLRIVQEALNNVRQHAQASAVVIEYHATPTQIEICVHDDGCGFDPTLPKPQHFGLIGMNERTRLLSGSLEIKSTLGAGTEVCIVVPLGSTK